The following proteins come from a genomic window of Bactrocera tryoni isolate S06 chromosome 1, CSIRO_BtryS06_freeze2, whole genome shotgun sequence:
- the LOC120766206 gene encoding C-type lectin 37Da-like has protein sequence MNSSVFTAGKTTAQEGQDQFIKIGSKYYLVVFKDSELNWFAAAHFYRSQDSELLTIESLPEKDALFSYIKNVKKLSYMEAWTSSNDLSVEGQYMSLNRGRPMLYTFWAKDEPNNAGNAEDCVHVVLKGDNFTMNDNSCYKGQAHVICEKGSASNARDPAPKEKPNCDNVTESYALKKFVEIYLKYENVFNCRE, from the exons ATGAACTCCTCCGTATTTACTGCAGGTAAAACAACGGCTCAAGAAG gTCAAGACCAGTTCATTAAAATTGGTAGCAAGTATTACTTAGTGGTGTTTAAGGACTCAGAG TTGAATTGGTTCGCAGCTGCTCATTTTTACCGTTCTCAGGACAGTGAATTGCTGACGATTGAATCGTTGCCTGAAAAGGATGCTTTATTTTCTTACATAAAGAATGTTAAAAAGCTAAGTTATATGGAAGCTTGGACAAGTAGCAACGATTTGTCAGTAGAGGGACAATACATGTCCTTGAATAGGGGACGTCCAATGCTCTATACATTCTGGGCGAAGGACGAACCAAACAATGCGGGAAATGCGGAGGATTGTGTACACGTTGTGTTAAAAGGTGATAACTTTACAATGAACGATAATAGTTGCTATAAAGGACAAGCACATGTTATTTGTGAAAAGGGTTCAGCGTCAAATGCTCGTGATCCCGCTCCAAAAGAAAAACCAAACTGTGATAATGTGACAGAAAGTTATGCTTTAAAAAAGTTCGTAGAAATATACCTTAAATATGAAAACGTATTTAACTGCAGGGAATAG